A DNA window from Treponema primitia ZAS-1 contains the following coding sequences:
- the mnmE gene encoding tRNA uridine-5-carboxymethylaminomethyl(34) synthesis GTPase MnmE has product MNTPSYGDTVPIAAIATTLGESALTLIRSSGEHCLEILAAVFSRPEKLLGAAGNTIVHGWLIGPAGEKIDDVLVSVYRSPRSYTGEDGADISCHGGIAAAKAVMAALHKAGFRDSLPGEFSFRAFMNGKLDLTRAESVMEIVSAKTDRAREHAVHRLSGALEKEIRDINTIIVQALGASEIFLDYSEDDGIGAEAGGLLPDRPLVEEALARLKTLAASYRRERLFAEGALAVIAGRPNAGKSSLFNLLLKEDRSIVTDIPGTTRDWIEAWVSIEGIPVRLADTAGLHQSEDPVEKLGMERSRELLGAADIILYVLDGAEGITPEDQDFLQNHCAGNFVANCTAAPSGVIPPVILLWNKADITAPPLSNQPAVMLSETIPLPRPVSAKTGSGIAELTREIAGVLEKKTGGGEGKAGAGIGTARQKELIDRAAAALEEALALADKPEPLDLIAPLLREGVNALGEITGEVSTAEILDAMFSRFCVGK; this is encoded by the coding sequence ATGAACACCCCTTCCTACGGCGATACGGTCCCTATCGCCGCCATCGCCACCACCCTTGGGGAAAGCGCCCTGACCCTCATCCGCAGCTCGGGTGAACATTGCCTGGAAATCCTTGCTGCTGTTTTTTCCCGGCCGGAAAAACTGCTTGGCGCGGCGGGTAATACCATCGTCCACGGCTGGCTCATCGGGCCGGCGGGTGAAAAAATTGATGACGTTCTGGTATCGGTTTACCGCAGTCCCCGCAGCTACACCGGCGAGGACGGGGCGGATATTTCCTGCCACGGGGGCATCGCCGCAGCAAAGGCGGTGATGGCGGCCCTCCACAAAGCGGGGTTCCGGGACAGCCTTCCGGGGGAGTTCAGCTTCCGGGCATTCATGAACGGCAAACTTGACCTGACCCGCGCAGAATCGGTGATGGAGATAGTATCCGCCAAAACCGACCGGGCCCGGGAACATGCGGTACACCGGCTTTCCGGCGCTCTGGAAAAAGAAATCCGGGATATCAACACAATCATTGTGCAAGCCCTGGGGGCATCGGAAATTTTTCTGGACTATTCCGAAGACGATGGGATTGGCGCTGAAGCCGGGGGCTTGCTCCCGGACCGGCCGCTGGTGGAGGAGGCCCTGGCCCGGCTCAAAACGCTGGCCGCCTCCTACCGCCGGGAGCGGCTCTTTGCCGAGGGCGCCCTGGCGGTAATTGCCGGACGGCCCAATGCAGGAAAGTCCAGTCTCTTCAACCTGCTTTTAAAGGAAGACCGTTCCATCGTCACCGATATCCCCGGTACTACCCGGGACTGGATAGAAGCCTGGGTTTCCATCGAAGGCATCCCGGTCCGGCTTGCGGATACGGCGGGACTCCACCAATCGGAGGACCCGGTAGAAAAACTCGGCATGGAACGGAGCCGGGAACTTCTGGGGGCGGCGGATATCATCCTCTATGTGTTAGACGGCGCCGAAGGCATCACCCCTGAGGACCAGGACTTTCTACAGAACCACTGCGCGGGGAACTTCGTTGCAAATTGCACAGCCGCCCCAAGCGGAGTTATCCCGCCGGTAATATTGCTCTGGAACAAAGCTGACATAACCGCTCCGCCCCTAAGTAATCAGCCCGCAGTAATGCTGTCCGAAACAATTCCGCTCCCCCGTCCCGTCAGCGCCAAGACCGGCAGTGGTATTGCGGAGCTGACCCGGGAGATCGCCGGGGTTTTGGAGAAAAAAACCGGCGGCGGTGAAGGAAAGGCGGGGGCAGGGATCGGGACAGCGCGGCAGAAGGAGCTTATCGATAGGGCAGCCGCAGCGCTGGAGGAAGCGCTCGCCCTTGCGGACAAACCGGAACCCCTGGACCTCATCGCACCATTACTGCGGGAGGGAGTGAACGCCCTGGGGGAAATTACCGGGGAAGTTTCCACCGCAGAAATACTTGACGCCATGTTCAGCAGATTTTGTGTGGGGAAATAG